CAGCTTCCTCCCTTGGTTGCAGGATCGCATTGGCTTCCGCCGCTGCTCAGCTCAGACCGATAGAGCTCTTGAACTCCAGAGGCATCAAGTCCGCTCATCGGGAGAACTCGTTCAATTTTTCGCCATTGCGACTTCGGATAGTATCATTTCCGTTTTTGGAGAAGAATTTTACCCATAATGCATAATCGAGTTGAAATCGTAGGCGCCAAGAACAATGCCAGGAAAAATATCAAACTGATCTTTATATTCTTCTTGAATGTTTTCGTATAGGACTTCGACGTGAGTGTCTCGGTCTGTTCGCGATTGTTCATGCCACATGCCCAAAGCATGAAGTATTTCGTGCACATCAGCTGCCAACCCACAACCACCGGACTGGATAAATACTTGCTGCGCTCCACCTTGCCGGCCGACGTATGATCCGCAGGTATTGGCCTGATCTGACATTACGAATTCCAGGTAATCGACCTCATTGGTCCGCTCGACGAACTTGATCCCTGTGTTGCTTGTAATCGCCTCCATCGCCGATTTGACACTGCCGGTGGCGCCCGAAACAGCCGCGTAATTACATAGGGCACGATACCTTTTGTCCAAAGTCGTCCGCCCTCAATAGCAAAGGCAAAGGACTGAACTCCACTGAATTGATCAAAATCAAGAATTCCCGTTTTGCGGAAGGTAGGACAAAATTAAGAGGTTTAGAACGTAGATCGTCAATTTTTCCCAAAACAATATCGTCTTCAAAAAGAGCGTAGCCGTTAAGATTTTTAAAGGCCAATTCCTTTTCATAAATTTGATCGTCTTGAAAAAATCTTGCCATTACGAACCGCGAGATCCATCTCCAGAAAGACGCAAATCTTTGGAATTAAACTTCCCGCAATGATTACCAACCAAAGTCAGAAATAGTGCACTCATCGCGATTAAGATCTTTTTGAAATAAGATTTGTTAATTTTTCCCATTAAAACCCCTCGATTGATTGTTCAATGGGTGGAAGTGCAATTTTTCGGGTCACCTGCGTTCGTTTGGAATCAGGAGTTAAGTTTGCGCGACTGCCTTAAATCCATACACCTGTCAGTTTCTTCTCTGACACCCGTCTCATAATGAAACTTGGGTGAACGGTCACATCGGGGTTTTGGTGCTGTGTTGAGATCAGCCTCGATTTATTTAAAGCTGGTGTTCTTGTAGAGAGCCAATGCCGCTTCGATGACTCGATGAGCTTCCGCGCAGTCAAAGAACTCTTCCACCTTGACGATTTTGTTCTCCAGTGCCTTGTAATCCTCAAAAATCGTCGAATTTCTTTGATTCTGTGCGGAGGTAAATCATTAATAGAATTGATTTGGGTATATTCAGGATCATCGGCGTGAACTGAAATAATTTTATCATCTGCTTCGCCCTGATCCAGCATTTTCATAACGCCAATTGGCTTTGCTCGCATAATACAAAGAGGGACTGCTGCTTCTTGTCCCAAAACGAGAATGTCCAGAGGATCATTGTCTTCGCAATAGCTTTGAGGAATAAATCCATAGTTAGCTGGGTAATGGACAGAGCTGAAAAGGATTCGGTCCATTTTGATCAGACCGCTCATTTTATCGAGCTCGTATTTGACCTTAGAGCCCTTCGGAATTTCTATGATAGCATTTACAAAAAAGGGAGATTCTTCTCCGACTGCTACGTCGTGCCAGGGATGCATGGGACCACCTTGTTGTTTCTTGTTTTCAGCAGATATTAGTTCATTTCAAATTTTCTTTTGCTTGCTCGAGTTGCCCAATAAGAGAAAACCATTTTTCCTCCAGACTCGACATTTGTTTACCTAAATCACTTAGCTCTCTCATTTTAGCTTGGGCCTCTGATCCCGACGATGTCTGTAAAGCTTCGGTCAATTCAATGCAGCGCTTTTCGTCTGAGGATATTTTTCTTTGAAGAAGAGAAATTTCCTTTTCAATTTTTTTTCTCAGCTCTTTAGGCTTGGAGGAGTGACTAAGTGAGTTTTCTGAGCTTGGGTTGGTTGAATACAGATTGTTTACTGAGGCCATGGCGTGGAGCGTGGTATTGCCCATCGCTGGTTCTGACTGATGAGAAGGCGTGGATAAAATCCCTTGCCTCTGGCTCCAAACATATTCGTCGTAGGTTCCCGGGTAGAGTAAGGCCTTGCCATCTTTGATTTCGATAATCTTTTTCGCGAGACGTTTGATAAAACTTCGATCGTGACTGACGATGACGACGGCTCCCTCATAGGTTTGGAGGGCTTGAGTGAGCGCCTCAACGGTATGGAAATCCAAATGGTTGGTGGGCTCATCAAGAATAAGCAAAGGTGATCGCTTCAAGAGGATTTGTCCGAGCGCGACTCGTGCCTTCTCGCCACCAGATAAAATTTTGACCTTCTTTTCGATGTCTGTTCCTGAAAACAAAAGGGCCCCTGCCAAATCTCTTGCTTGCTGAGGAAGGATGTCTGGATGGGCTTTTCGCATGAGAGCTTCATAAACAGTATCCGTCAGATTGAGCTCCTCTGCGACATGCTGGGCGTAATAGCCTGTCGTGACTCCATGTCCTGATTTCAGCGTTCCATGGAGGGGAGCCATAACTCCGGCGAGGACTTTCAATAAGCTTGTCTTACCGGCCCATTGACACCTACAATGCCAACGTGATCTGCCCGTTCAAGGGCGAGTTCAATTCCAGACAATATAGTTCGGTCTCCGTAGCCTATACATAAATCTTCTGCAGAGAGAACAGTTTTGCCCGTTCTAAAGGGAGGGGCTATGGAATACTGGCTCCCACCAAAATGGGTTTGAGTTCGATAGAATCCATTTTATCAAGTCGCTTTAAGCGACTCTGAACTTGGCGGGCCTTGGTTGCTTTGGCTCCGAAGCGGGCGGCAAATTGAAGGATCGTTTTACGTTTGGCATCCTGAGACATGGCTTGCTTAGCAAGCTGTTCTCGCAAAACGGCTTTTGTTCAAAATAGTCATCGATATGTCCATTGAACTTTGTAAAATCTCCAGCCTCCACCTCAAGAGTGTGATCTGTTGTGCGCCGCAAAATTCTCTGTCATGAGATGAGTAAAAAGCCCCACCAAAGCTTTGGAGAAATTCTTCCAACACAAGCAGAGATTCGAGATCCAAATAGTTTGTTGGTTCATCAAGTAGAAGCAAGTTTGGCTGTTGCCCGATAAGCCCAATGAGTTTGCACTCATTCGATAGCCACCACTGAGTTCAGCAATGGGAGAGGAGAGTGGGTTTCGGTGAGCCCCATTTTGGCCGAGTCTCTTGAGATCCCAAAGAGGCTTTGACAGGTTTTCCCAGTATTGTGAGACACAAGTCGGGCTCGAAGAACTCCTCTTGAGCCAAATAACCCAGGCGCAGGGAATGAGAGCGAATAATTTGGCCCTTATCCAATTGATCTTGGAGAGTAAGACAGCGAAACAGGGTGGTTTTTCCAGCGCCGTTAGGCCCGATCACGCCGATATGTTCGCCCTCATTGACCGCGAAACTGGCCTTTTCAAAGAGAGTTCGAGAACCAAAAGCTTTGGATCCATTGTGTACCTGTAAGAGAACGTCCGCCATAGATCGACCACCATACCAAATTTTGTATTAAAATCATGCGAGGAATTGGAGTTAGGCGTTTTTCTTGCTGATCTCTCGTTGCTGATCGAAACTTTGGCAGTCGAAACAGAATTTAAAAACTGCGTTGTTGTAAAATTATTAAATGCCGCGTCGATTTTACATATGTAGAGCGATTTTACGCATTAAAATCACTAAGAAGAAATAAAAATAGTTCCATTTTGGACTCCCGGTTGGTACCACTGTAGCGCTCGGTGATGGCCCTCGTTGGCCATCACCTATACAGTACAATAGGATTAGTTCAACCTTACGCAAAATTGGGGTTTCCATGGGTAAATCGCGTCGGCCAGGCCTGCTTTCTATTTGTGTTATTTTCCTGGTCCCATATATTTTCTCAATTTATCCTTGGTGGCTTAGCAAGTGAAGAGAACCCCAAATCTCGTGGGGGGTTGATCTTTCGAAACATTCAGATCGTTTGAGTCGTCATATGGCGGCGCAGTTATCCTACCTCTGGTTCAGATTTTAAACAATATCGTCGGCGCCAATCAGATCCTGTTTGGCGGTCCAGCGGATTCGAAGAGGGCTTCCAGGAGCCGTTCTTGGCAGCCCCAAGTAGGGAATGGGATCCGGTTCGACAAGAATGGCAAGACTATCGAAAAACTGGACTCGCGATGCTGCTATCACGATGCGGTTAGTGTTTAGAATAATGGCCAAAGGAGAATTGGATTATCTTCCCGCAGAACGCAAAATGGATCTTGCCAGGGCCTATGTGCAATTTTGTGAAAAGGCCCAAAGCATTCATTTAAGGATGGGAAATATGATTTAGGTCATGCTCTTGTCATGCCCGATGGCAAACCAAATCCCAATGAATGGGGTTATCCTCAAATGACGGGCCGCCTTTGCAAGTCATCGCACTTCGAAGTTCTCAGCTGATGAAAGAATTAGGCCTTGTCGACATTCCGTTGCAGAGACTCATTTTGACGGTAATGAAACGTAACATCGACTATATGGTAGAGCATTATGATAATCCCGCGGTCGAGCGATGGGAAGAAGAGAAGGCACAAGCGCATTTTTCAATTTCAGTTGAGATGCTGCGAGGATTGCACACGGCCTACGCTTCTGCTGAGATGTTTGATCCCTCTTTGAATGCTCGAGTGGCTCTCAATCCGTCAATTTTGTTACCAGCCATGATTGATTTAGCTAACAAAATCGAAGAGCGCTTTATAGGCGTTGGCGCAGGATTCATTCCGGCCAAATACGATATGATTCCGGATGGCAGCACGGTTAGAAATAAAACATCGCGGTTGGATATGCAGGTCATTATGACCTCTATCGCAATGAACAAATACTGGGAGACGAACATTCCTCAGGTGACAGAAGATTTTATTTACCCGCCCAGTCATCCGTTGATGCGTGCTACTTTTGACAGGCTGAGAGAGGACTTTAGGCACCGTTATAATGTGAATCAGCATGGGGTTGATTCGGAGAGTGGCCTTCACCTGCCAGGAGTATTGTTTGGGCGATATGCGGAAGCCCCTCATTTTGACGGGAGTCCCTGGTTTATTACGACCTTTGCCGCAATTCAGTATTTACTTTGGGACGCAGTTCAAATTCAATTCCTCCTTTGGTCATTTCGGATGTTGATTTGCCTTATTTTCAACATCTTGATACGGGGCTGGACGCAAAGGTTTTGGTGCCGGGTGTCTATGCGGGAAACAGCGAAGTTCGAACAAAGGTTCGTGATGCACTTGTTAGGTCTGTTGAAGAGATTTTCTTTCGTTTGATGGTCCATACGGGAAGTGAGCTTTCTTTGACCGAGGTTTTAAAGAAAGTGGATGGATTTAAGTGGGGAATACATGAACTCACTTAGAGTCATGTCGAGTTCGTAAAGACAAAGCGAATGTTCGAAAGAGCACAGGAAGAGTTTGGTCTTAAATTGAGTTTTAATGTGAACGGTCCCGTATCGACTGCTGTGGAGACGGCAGTTTTCAGGGGGGGGGGCAACTTCTGCATGGTACTAGCAGTAGAACAGCAGGGATGGTCGCAGTAGCTCCTCCAGTTGAGGAGGCTCCGGGCTCGCCAGGACAGCGGTCTCTTTGTAGGATGTTGTTAGGACATGAGGGCGGCTCAGCATCAGGTGATTTGGCTTTTGCTCAATAAGCGCAGCGGAGCAGATTTCTCTGTAGTTAAAGAGATCGTTGAGCTCTCTGACTGGCGGCCACGCCCACCAGCTGGCTGGGAAGCTGCTTCAAACCTCACAGACTATCTGCGGGACCCAATTTTTAGGTTCATAGGATGTGGGATATCAGTTTCTTATTCTATTGAAGGTTTCAAGGTAGCCAATAAGAGATTCGACCTTATAAATGACAATCATGTCATGGGCTAAGTTGTAAACACGTATGTAAAAATAATCATGATTGCAACAGACGCTAAACTTTTTTCTCATAATTATGTTTTGTCTGGACCATAGGAGACTGTGATAGGACCACCAAATGATGTATGATGTCAAACTTTGAGTTACCAAAATTAATAAAAATTAGGGAAAGATGGACGATCGTTGATCTCATCATCACGCCACCAAATAGGTGGCGTGATGATTGCGACTGCCAAAAAGTTGATCATCAACCAATTAGGAATTTGAGCAGATGAACCCAGGGCGGTCCGACATCTTCCAATGATCTCTTTTGCGGGCTCAATGACAGCAGAGTCTATGGCTCTTCCGACAGGCTGAGCAACGTGAGTGTCGTAGGCCTCCACCGCTCGCTCGGCATTTGCCTGCAGGCCTTCCAGAATTATATTTGTCCCCCGACTGTGTATCCAGGAGTAAACCAGTTTGTCGCCCACGCCATTCATAGGCTTGATGTTAAAATTCTTCATCAGTCGATTGTTGAACTCAACGAACGTGATGTGCGCAAATCCTGAAGCGACTAAAATAGCGTAGAGGACAAAGGGCATGTGAATTTGCCAGACATAATAGGCGACGGGGTATCCGAACAGGAGAGAATAGTGGAGTATTCTGGCCGTGCGGAAAGAATTGAGGTACGCGTCTGGGATCAGCGGTGGAACGCTCTGCCACTTCTCCAAAATCCTGTTTTCTCAGAAACTCAGAACTGCAATTACATCCACACCCAGCAACAACCGTATGGCGAAAGAGAAGATGAGAAATGGAGAGTTCCAAATCCACCGTCAGGGGACCAACTAAATTGGGGGAATCAGGCTGCTCATGACCGCGAGCACCCTCATGTTGCGAGGGGCGGTGACTTGATCTACAGGAAGGATCAGGAAATAAATATTATTTCTTAGGTGGTTGGATCTTTTCAAAATCTGTGTAGTTATTCGACAAGAAGTGTTGACATAAATCGGTCACCCTTTGGGCGCCCGGAACTGATGAGGTAAGCTCGCCAATCTTTCGAAGACCAGTCACTACTCCTTCAGTCCATGTGTAACCACCTAATAAAATACGCGAAAACGAACGAGTACCAAATGTCGCTGTCTTCATTTGCTGAAAATTGAGCATCCAGTAACCTAAAATATTTTCATAAGTTTTGTAGAACAAATTAAACCACAGACGCTTGCGCGAAACCTCCTTGTTCAAATACTCCTAGGCCCTCGGATGAGAAAACGCAAGTGTTCTGGAATATCTTTGGAAAAGTAGCCCGATGCTAACTCGAAAGTTTGCTCAATTTTCATAGCAAGACCGGTCAAGGGAGTGAAATACGCGAACAAGTAACCCACGACATAGCTATCTAAATCAAAGCGGCCCAAAGTAACCAAATTAACCAAAACAAAAGTGGTGAAGGCTGCCCTCATATTGGCCCAAATAAGTTTTGTGTAATGCACTTGATTTTTCCACAAACTATTTTCCTTATCACGAATTGCTTAAAAAGTAGCGGAAGAAACTGCGCTCTGCGTCCTTTCCTAGAAGGCACATTCTCAAACATTCCTTCGTTCTTTGTGTCCATCTGTAACTTCATCCACACATCATTCAACACCCACTGATGACGCCATAGATAAAACCATTCGAAAACACCATCTTTGACAATGAAACCAAGAATTTTCACTAAACATCTCATCTTGAATTGGTTGCAAAGGCCAGATGTGATTCCCGCCATGCAAACAAAGGTAAACATCAACTCTAAGGGCTTGTCTGCACGACGTTCGAGGCAATCATAAGCGCACAGCATGCCATAGCCTGGCTTGTCTGACTGCTTGGCCGCAATCTGAATACGCTTCACCTGGGGTTATTCTGTGCATCCAGAAACGACACCATACCATCAACCAGCTTACGTCGAGCGTTATCAGTGGACCAACGCTTGGAAGCCGCAGCCGCAGCGAAATTGTAAACATCTTCAGTAGCCGGATTCGACCAGAGCTTGAGCCTGTTCTCGCGTGATCGTCACTGCAGCCAATCCACCTGGAGCATCTGGCACTATTGGTCAAAATCGCGCGCGTAACTCCGATATCGGCCATGTATTTTTGAGTCGACCGCTCAAGCAATTCTTCATAGTACACCCGAAAGAAGGTGCGTTGTTCGTCGGTCAGATCAGATAAGACTTTGTCAGAAATTTTTATCACTGTGCCGCCATCATAAAAGTTCTTCAGTTCGTCGGCATTTTTCATGTGACGAATGCTCTGATGATACGCCTGTTTCAACGCTTCTCTGCTCAACTCAGTTTCAACGCTCAAAAAGGCATCTTCCCAAGCCTGAAGAGCACGCAAATTCGGCCGATCTAAAAACCACATGGCCATCTGACTGACTCGATTACGGTTTCCACCGTTCAATCGGAAGGTAACTTGCCCTGAGGGCAAGGAACTCCAAAAATTGGGGAATATCAGCCACGCAGCCACAACCGAGGGGCTGTAGACAAAACTGCGAGCGGCAAACCATGTGTTCCAAATTTTTGTATAGGTTTTTCCTGAAATGGTAAACGTCGCGAAGCTTAAAGAAAGTGGCGCTAGGGCCTGGCCAAAGCTCTCGATGCTCACCGATCTTGGTGGTGATCTTTCCGATGTTTTCGTCAGCCACCTTGAAATAAATCCTCTCTCTGTTTCTTTGCTTCAATTTCAGATATTACACGTTCCAATCTCGGCGTCTTCCTCAGGCGTGAAGTGAATAGTTTTCACCGCTTGGACTGTGTCACGGGCCAAAGCATTCAAATAGTCAGCCTGCAGCTCCTGTTGTCGGCGTATGAAAGTTACTTTAACGGCAATCCACAAAGAGCCTTCTTTGGAGATAGCCTCTTTGCCAATTTGTTTTTCTCAAATCTTTGGTCAAATAGAAAGTGTTGGTTAATAGATGAGGTAAACCGATAGCCGCATAAAAGAGTGGTTATAATGGCAGTTAAACCAATTCCAACTTTTGGCAATTGCTCGCTAGTCAAATAAGCCTCTTTGAAATGAAGAGGGTTAAAGCTCTGTAAACGTGGCCTTGCTCGCCTCACAAAAAGATGTCCAAGATTTTCACCCCACCCAAGACAGTTTCTAAAACGGTTCGGGTCACATCCAATCTTGATAGAAAAGCACCCAATTCTTGAGGATAAGCTGCACCCAAAGCCAAACCCGTGGCAACGGCCAAACCCATTTGGGCGCTCGGATTAGCAGTCATGTGGCGCATGGCTTCGGCTAAGTTTTCACCCATCCGACCCTTGAAGCTTGCAGCCACCAATGCCATGGCTTGTGCTAACTTCGGAGCTCCCATGGGCTGTGGTGCAGACAATGCCGCCCATAAAATTCTAAAACGAGCTAACAATTTCTTCTGGGTTGCTAGATTGGCGGAAATTTTTCCGGCCACTTCGTCGATTTTTTTTCAATACTTCTGGCTGCAAATTCTGTTCTAAATTCGCAGCGACTTCCTCCTAGGGTCAGCGAACGAGTAACTCGTTGTTGATGAATTTGATTTTGATAGTCAGCGACGAATTTAACGAACATTTCGCGCCCGCCAACAGCGCCCTCTGCCTCAGCTTCTAAAGATGCACCTCTCAGCTCAAGTGATCTCAGAAAATATTCCTGAAAACTCTCAAGCGCGGGCTCCATCCTTGCCAGTTTTCAGGGTCAGCCATCGACACTGAAAGGTTGAATGCGCTTTGCTGGGCCCCCGCTATAGGCTCTTTAACACTCGCGGGTGCAATTTCCACGCAGCCAAAGAATTTGGCGCAAAATTGCCTGCGTCAACATAAGACGACGTTTCGACGGGAATTCTAAATACCGGCAACGCCGTACGGCCCACAGCTGGTCTATAAGCTTTCAAATCGATGAAACTCACAGTTTGCACCGTCGCAGTTTTCTGACTGACTTCGTCAATAAAGCTATGTTGGCCATTGGATTCAGTGAACACCACATTGTTGTCAATATACGGAACTGACTTTACTGGCGCATTGAATTTAAAAACACTCGTCCTTGATAAGCCAAACGAAAGTACACACTCTGTGGGCCCTGAGCCAAGTACTCCCCGCCTGAGCGAACGTTAAACTCACGAAGACAAGTTCGTTTTGATCGATCACTTGTACTGCGATGGCACGCACATCTACTTGATGGGGCTTTGTTAAATCATAATTGGTTTGAGCCAACAAACGGAAAGATCGAGTCGATGATAATTATCTTTGCCAAGAATAGCATCGGCCATGGTGGTGCCTTCGTCCAAAATCGCATTCTTAGCATCGATATCAACAGGTGCGTCTTCAGATGTCGCCCATGCCTTCTGGATTCCCACCTGGTAAAGGCTGAATCCCCAAAGAAATGGCAACGAAAACCCTAATAAAGCGCTTCCTAGCAAAGAGTCTCTCAAACATAATCTTTGTCTCCTGTTACGCAATATCTGAAAGATGATTTTCTCTCAAACTTGCAGTCATTGACTCAACCGGTTCTTCCAGTAGCTTGAAAGGAGCCGTGATGCAACAGGTCGCCTCTTTGGTGGTGATTATTGTTACGGGCGATGAATTCTTTACTGGTCTTCAATTAGAGAAACTTATATTTAGCATTATATAATTTGTTTTATCGAACTAGTCTCAGCTGACAAGCGTTTCTCGACTGACTTGACGTAAAATCGTGAACGAGTGAATAATCCAAAAAACGATTTTTCCTCAAAAGCTCATTTTTTCCTGGCAAGGGAAAAACATTTTGGCTCCAGCTGGTTTCTCTCAGAGAAACCGCTCTTGTAGTTCTCCAATCCAAGGCCCCTCTCTTTGGAATGAAGCCTTCAGGTAGCGAGTCTATCCAGATTTTTATTTCATTGAAAAAATTGGGCGAGAGAAAGGCCACTGTGGGGAGGGTCGCCATCATTTCTGACCTGAGATATTCAGGTCGTGTCTTCAAAATGGGCCTCATTTTTTCGACAAGAAGATCTCGGCAATTGTCTGTACCAATTCGATGGCTCAAGATCGTGGTTCGAAAAATCATTTGACTCCTCTCCGAAAAAATCGAACTGCATGACTC
The genomic region above belongs to Bdellovibrionales bacterium and contains:
- a CDS encoding ABC-F family ATP-binding cassette domain-containing protein — its product is MAPLHGTLKSGHGVTTGYYAQHVAEELNLTDTVYEALMRKAHPDILPQQARDLAGALLFSGTDIEKKVKILSGGEKARVALGQILLKRSPLLILDEPTNHLDFHTVEALTQALQTYEGAVVIVSHDRSFIKRLAKKIIEIKDGKALLYPGTYDEYVWSQRQGILSTPSHQSEPAMGNTTLHAMASVNNLYSTNPSSENSLSHSSKPKELRKKIEKEISLLQRKISSDEKRCIELTEALQTSSGSEAQAKMRELSDLGKQMSSLEEKWFSLIGQLEQAKENLK
- a CDS encoding ABC-F family ATP-binding cassette domain-containing protein: MADVLLQVHNGSKAFGSRTLFEKASFAVNEGEHIGVIGPNGAGKTTLFRCLTLQDQLDKGQIIRSHSLRLGYLAQEEFFEPDLCLTILGKPVKASLGSQETRPKWGSPKPTLLSHC
- a CDS encoding inorganic diphosphatase, with protein sequence MHPWHDVAVGEESPFFVNAIIEIPKGSKVKYELDKMSGLIKMDRILFSSVHYPANYGFIPQSYCEDNDPLDILVLGQEAAVPLCIMRAKPIGVMKMLDQGEADDKIISVHADDPEYTQINSINDLPPHRIKEIRRFLRITRHWRTKSSRWKSSLTARKLIESSKRHWLSTRTPALNKSRLISTQHQNPDVTVHPSFIMRRVSEKKLTGVWI